The sequence gaagcaaacacagacatcacaacaccctttacggagcttttacgggagattgtctcaccgtagctgtcaatctgatcaaaagacctgttcaatggcattaaaacgagaaaaaacgcggctgaatcggttgatccatagattaataatgtatctgtggctttgaagcaattgtttataatccataattccatttttatgtaaagatcggagcacaaaagttagctgctaatgatagccaccagagtgtatgcagcttccagtTTTGGCtgcatcactctcactccttatttgttcatgtgttggtgtgtgtagaacttcccctcgattccattggctctagcggttataaagagatttcattcgtcaaaatcgaccaaggggggccagagatatggaaaatccacccaaatgaccccagaagtggggttttttgtgctaaatctctctaaaaaggtcaaatgttttgcatcaatcttgatacagggtacttattatatgttgtactttggattcctaaagcttttagtctactaacccatcatccaagggtagttttcactataagtaaaaagaatttttggacggacactataatttacagttttttactatgttcaatctgaattttctttaaaaataaaaaaacatctatattgattctgacttttctacatccaactcacaggtttatcattactttgagagaaaagattattaatttaacctttttagaagggaagatatggtcatttgttcttggaatgtcattttcgagcctgagacctgaaaaacagactCAGtgaattaactcaaacacgtcatgttacaattattttgctgcttgctacaaaaggaaaacttgcgcagctctcatgtcaggggtacttgagtgagtgacatgcaggctctgcatgcacagcaaaccaccaatcacaatcattcttgatcagatcacagcaggcCCCGCCCCGCTAGTTTGCAGACCATCAAAACACCGGTAAAAACTGAACGAGGCACAGGAAGTCAataccttcatccggttaaatatagtagCAGGGGGGGGAaaaatcgcaatgtcagtttttttcaatatcgtgcagccctaccgcTCACTGATCAATAGAAGATAATGTATGTTCATTCAACCTCTACTCAAGGGTTCATTGAGGGGTGACCCTCTTTCACAATAAGATGAACTCAATTACAAATACAAAGTAAAGAAAAgtaaaacatacatttaaaaagccATTACAACTTTCTGATAAGGAAACATTATTTAATGTTCTAGGCATTGTAACCCTGAAAAAGTGCTGAAAAGTATGAATGCATAGTCAGATAATGTTCTCTGGATAAattatttatgagaaaacactTTTTAATTTGAATAATTGTTTGGATAAACAGTGGCCTGTGCTGACTGATAAACCCACAGTGATTAAGATGGTTGGGATGTTTGCACAGTGTCTGTTGTCCCATGTTTGCTAGAAATAATACGAAAATAGGCTATTCAATTCTCGTAGACAATTCCAAAGACTGACCattatcaaaatgtgtctttcCCCATCAGATGAAGGCCCTGCTCctacctcctcttcatcacaaAGTGTTCTTCCTGTAGAGCTGTCTCCTGAGGCACACTCTGAGCTTCCTGACAGCCTGGACCCAATCCATCATATCACAAATTCAAGTTCAAAAAGCAACGGTAGTTTGATTGTCAACGCAACTACAGAAGAGGAAACAATGATCAACGGTAACTGCAGCTCTGTATTTGTGATCCCTTGTTAgtcactataaaacacacaaTGTCTGATATGATAGACTGAATTAGTTGCTTGACTTGTCTACTGTATGTTGTGGCAAAGAGAAATGATCTGATGTTGAAGTTTGCCAGAAGGGAAGGTTTGTGACACTTAAGAAGAATTTAGTACAAACTCAGCCGCAGGTGGCTTTGCGTTTAGCAGCTATATTTAACAAAGTAAGTCCTTATCTCTTTTTTCCATATTCAAAAGTGGGCCAAAGTGAGCGTCTGGGTTAAAGTGTTGACAGTCAGCTGGGCCTGGATTTTGAAAACTAGAGAACAGATTATGAAAGAAGGTTTAAAACGGTGTAAGACACAAGTAAATGAGTAGAATTAAGACGGTACGAGTTGAATAATTAAGGTGCAATCTGTAGTGAGAGCCAACGGATGGTAAAATCTACTGAGAGAGAAGTTGGTTGGTGTTGAGGAGAAGAGAGAAGTGATTAATGCTGTGTGACTTTTCACAAGGGGGTGAGAAAGGTAAAAGTGAAATACTCCCCCCTCCAGACACACAAACTCtttatctctctcacacaccgCTGCTGGTTCACGCATCTGACTCATGAACATATTTACAGGCAAGGCACCATTTCAGGGACTATTTTGTGGAAGAAATACAGTTAGAGTACTGTAAAAATGTTTATAATTTTAAAATAGAGATATTCAACTTTTAGTTTTCTGCCTCCACACAATACAATTGAGGCGAATTGATTTATATTTGTGCTGCACGCAGCTATGAACATTTACACTTTAACAAGTGTAAGAGAAAACAGCTCTGCTAACAGCTCTTTGGTGTGTTGAGCAAGCTAACATGTTGATGTTAAGCAGGCACAAAATTGAATTTGTTAGCATCTTAGTTTAGCGTGTAAACATCCTAACATATAACGATGTGTTAATCTGTAAGTAAGTACAGTTAAAACATGCAGCAATTGCCAAATATTGGTTTTTATTCATGGTCTTAGTGCCCATACAGAAGATTACTATTCAAATGTAATCTGTAAGTTCTATATTAAGATAACCGAACAGGCAGAATTAGTATTTAAACGTTTTCAGTGCCAAGAAGTTGAGACACAGAACATTTTACAAAATATATTGGAAATGGTTTTCAAACTAGGATGTGCAATGCACCTACAGCAACATTTAATAATGAAGCCGTACTTTTCAAGCAATactttagtattgtttaacaaaTTTACCACAGGAAATTCTGAAATGTCATCAGGCTGTAGTCTGCTGTGGTTTTGTCACCGCAGTACTAGAGGAAGTTATGTATTAATTTAGGTTAACCGACTATTTTGCAGTCAGGCACATCAACACAGTTCTTACATAAAGGTATTACTCAGCAGGCTAGTGATACCTTGGTGATTAGACATACAGTATTTCAGCGTGGTAGAAAAATGTGCCCAGTGAAATCACAATATTCTTATAATAATGTATTTCTATTTGTGCAGATACCAACATCACCTCTTCTTTAGAGGCTGCCGTTCTTGAAGGCAATGGTAACCAAACAAATCTGACGACATCTCAGCCTCCAATCCCTCCATCTGCGAGCCACGCCCCCACGTCTCACACCCCAACTACCTCCACCTCCACcggccccacacacacaactcacTCCACCAGTGTCGTCACACCGACCTCCACGCCACCCACAACAAGTCATAGCGCACCTGCAGTCGCTGACTCCGTTACAGCATCAGACCAAACCACTCACAGCACTTCTGTCCCAACACCTGAACCACCAAAGCCTGAAGCTTCCATAACTACGATCATCATCTACTCCAGTTCAATGCCCACCACCAGCTCCTCTCAAGAGACCCCCAATTCTGAGTCAACGTCTCGGCAAAACACTCTACAGCCCGACGAACACCCCGAGACCCCCACCAAACCTCAACTTGAGACAACAAGCAACCCACCGAGCAGCCCCACCGCCAAGGCCGAACCCCTAGCCGATTTGCCGTCGCAGCTCATCGTTGGGGGTGATAGTAAGTGCCTCATATCTTCTGTTGTTAGTGCATGAAGTTCTTCTGCTGGGATATTGACAGAGCAAAAGTGAATTGGCTTCACAACAAAGGAGACACTGTTCTTTGTTTTCCAGCAGAAGCCAGTcctctacacacacagacactaacACAACCCCCGTCCACATCTTCTGCAAGCACTGACACCACCAGGCACTCTACAATTATGGCTCTGTTTGGGAAAGAGACAGAGGCAGTCATGGGActctgttttctttctttttctgtaGCTCTATGTTTGTTTGCAAAATGATTTTTATATCTACAGTATCTTACCTCCACCTTGAAAGGAATTTTACCAAGAAAATAAGGAAAACCTGATCACCTCTACCCACTGGACTTTTGGATTCAGTTGAATTCCATATAAAATTCTCTCTGCTTCTCTAACTCTTTGTGGATTTATTAGGCCATGCTTGGCACCTCGCCTCTTTCCACTAGCTAAAGGAACAGGATGCATCCAGTGCTCTGTGGTTGTTGCTACTTTAAAACAGTAAAGTTTATAGAAAAGTCTTCCATAGCAACATCCATATACAGGAATAAACAGACAAAAACGCAGAGAAAATGCTCAGAAATATGCAAACACTGAGACATCAACATAGAAAGGTCAAGAATGATGATGTAAGAGAGTAAACAGCACCCTTAGAGAAAACCTAAACATACTGTAGTGTATGCACATTCAATATAAACTACTGGATTCGAATTCTAAAAATAAATTGTATAATTGTGCCCTATAAATAAATTCAATTACTCAACCGAAGTACAGGAAAGCTTAACATCACCATCCTGTGTTTGACATTTCTGTCCTGGGCTGCATGATGAACACTTGAGCTCcacatgctgctgttaaatctATATTTAGTTCCAGTCACAGCTTTACACAAGCTTCAGGAAGCGAATATTCTTCTATTTGCACCACGTTAAATCCAATCCATCTTAAACGGTGCATTTCCGGGACATTTATTAGAGCTACAGCATGTCTAACGATGAACGTGTCCGTCTCAAGTATCTCTTCTGTTTTCTACTTCCAGCAACAGTTGTCCGTGACTCTCCCACATTAGACCCCCTCCTGGCTGGCCTGGTTTCAGCCTTCATCATCACTGCAGTCATCATCACACTGCTCCTCTTCCTCAAACTGCGCCGGAGAGACAACAGACCAGAGTTTCGCAGGCTGCAGGACTTACCTATGGTAAGAGTTTGTGACATCCACTTTCAGTCCTGTCCCATTGAAATATCAACTTGTTCGGATAATGTCCAGCACTGAGTTACTTTACTTATAGTTCTAGTAGTATATCAAAGTTGAAACTAATGTCTTTCTAATGTTTAATGAATAATTTACTTTAATTATTTAAagctatttatatataatagctTGGAATATTCAGTTGTGTTATTCCATTTCCATTTGTGCAGGATGATATGATGGAGGACACACCCTTGTCCATGTACAGCTACTGATGGATGCATGACAAAAAGAAATGCTAGCTCCCAAATACTCTCCTTGAAGCCAGGCTCACGCCACAGCTGTGCAGAACCTGGCAATTCTTCAGCAAAAACACAAAGTATCCTGGGCAGGTGTGAGGAAACCTCTGgatgctttcatttatcttgatCCCTGACATTAAGGAAAGGACATGATTAAAGCTGCAATGGACAATGAAGAAATCGCCCATGTTGGGGTCCTTTTGGCAAAACGTCATGTTGGTCCCAGTAATTCGAAATTAGGCCTCTGATGAATAATGTATGCTTAACATTTTTCCGCCCCTCATTCGGGACTGGGGAGATGGTATTATATATTTTGATTTCCCTAGAGTTCAAAGGGTCTAAAGCAGGAGGCAAAATCATCAGTTGCATTCATCATTTGGACGGTTCACACCTGGACGGATTCAGCCTGTCCTGCCAGACTCTCACCGGAGGGTACTGGTCTAATTTCCCTGTTATAAGTTAGCGGAAAGTCTGGCAGGCGTACGGAGAAGCCTGGGAAAAGAAATGAACATAACAAATGGCCTGATTATAGTGTTAAAAAAAGTTGCACTTTACTTTTTCAGGAGTGGAAAAAATGAgaaatgtgtttgtgtatggGAAAGATTGAgcttgtgtatgtgtatgtgtgtgagtctgAGGGGCATATGTGTATTTTTGAAGGCGTTATGGGGGatatttaagtgtttttttcttttgttcATTTTCGATGTTTAAGATCCTGCTGCCTTTTAGCCTGATTTTGATATGTGCAGTGTG is a genomic window of Pseudochaenichthys georgianus chromosome 4, fPseGeo1.2, whole genome shotgun sequence containing:
- the LOC117445193 gene encoding merozoite surface protein 2-like codes for the protein MMETKVWIALCALLLFNLGSAENDEGPAPTSSSSQSVLPVELSPEAHSELPDSLDPIHHITNSSSKSNGSLIVNATTEEETMINDTNITSSLEAAVLEGNGNQTNLTTSQPPIPPSASHAPTSHTPTTSTSTGPTHTTHSTSVVTPTSTPPTTSHSAPAVADSVTASDQTTHSTSVPTPEPPKPEASITTIIIYSSSMPTTSSSQETPNSESTSRQNTLQPDEHPETPTKPQLETTSNPPSSPTAKAEPLADLPSQLIVGGDTTVVRDSPTLDPLLAGLVSAFIITAVIITLLLFLKLRRRDNRPEFRRLQDLPMDDMMEDTPLSMYSY